GGCGCGAAGCAGACCGCGATAGAAAGAGAGTGCCGTTGTCATGATGTCGAACCCTCCTTTGCCGGCGGCCGGCTTTTCCAGCGCCGATGCAGCCAGAACCACTGGTCAGGCCGCTTCCTGACCCAGTTTTCGATGATGCGCGTCAGGTGCTGCGTCAGTTGCAGCCTGCCGCTCTCGTCGTCGGTGAACTCCTCCGGCCGTATGGGCGGCAGGATCTCGATCAGATGCGGGCCTGCGCCCCGCCGGTGAGCTGCCAGGGCGACGATCGGAGCACGGCTTTTCAGGGCGATCTGTGCGGGCCCCGTGACCGTCGATGCCGGTTCCCCGAGGAAATCCACGAAATACCCCCGGTCGCCGGCATTCTGATCGGACATCAGAGCGAGGATGTCCCCATTGCGGAGGGTCCGCAGAATCTCGCGCAGGCCGAAGCCGGAATCCGTCGTCAGGGCGCCGAACCGGCGGCGCATGCGTTCGAACCACGCGTCGACTTCCGGGTTGTTCTGCCGCCTGACCACGGTGGTGACCCGGAACCCGTTCAGACAGAGCCACGGCGGCATGAACTCCCAGA
The DNA window shown above is from Candidatus Ozemobacteraceae bacterium and carries:
- a CDS encoding lysophospholipid acyltransferase family protein, with translation MGCKWIQWLQCLLLDQVAARAARASFEYRRRIAAFLTCLVSDMLRLRRDYVFSALERHLALSVAEAQVMTRKVYRSFFENALEMASLPFLTAEELQGKFVAVGMEHLREAHALGRGVIIVSGHYGLWEFMPPWLCLNGFRVTTVVRRQNNPEVDAWFERMRRRFGALTTDSGFGLREILRTLRNGDILALMSDQNAGDRGYFVDFLGEPASTVTGPAQIALKSRAPIVALAAHRRGAGPHLIEILPPIRPEEFTDDESGRLQLTQHLTRIIENWVRKRPDQWFWLHRRWKSRPPAKEGSTS